In one window of Thermodesulfobacteriota bacterium DNA:
- a CDS encoding HlyD family efflux transporter periplasmic adaptor subunit, whose amino-acid sequence MKKLHRAGWGVTVFLLFGLLGCGEKMAPGFAGSGTLEATEVNVSSLATGTVLEMTREEGQTVVAGDLLARIDVEKLTLQRAQVAAGLQEVAASRIAAEAAVAQARENFANTETRYKRTKELFAKGSATRQQFDDISTKLIVDRNQLAAAQSQGPLLDARQAQLEASLAVLDRQIADGTVTAPLAGEVVEKYVEPGEVVTAGEKIYKIADLKNFWLNIYLAETDLGAFPLGQAVTVRVDAVRTPLAGRITWTSPEAEFTPKNVQTRKARSELVYAVKVTLEENRPELKIGMPAEVYLVARN is encoded by the coding sequence ATGAAAAAATTGCACCGCGCTGGATGGGGAGTGACCGTCTTCCTGCTGTTCGGCCTCCTGGGCTGCGGAGAGAAAATGGCCCCGGGGTTCGCCGGATCGGGTACGCTGGAGGCCACGGAAGTGAACGTCAGCTCCCTGGCCACGGGGACCGTTCTGGAAATGACCCGTGAGGAGGGCCAGACCGTTGTTGCCGGAGACCTTCTGGCCCGGATCGACGTGGAAAAACTGACCCTGCAGCGGGCCCAGGTGGCGGCCGGACTTCAGGAGGTGGCCGCCAGCCGGATCGCGGCCGAAGCGGCCGTGGCCCAGGCCCGGGAAAACTTCGCCAATACCGAAACCCGTTATAAAAGAACCAAAGAACTGTTCGCCAAAGGCTCGGCCACCCGGCAGCAGTTTGACGATATCTCCACCAAACTGATCGTGGACCGGAACCAGCTGGCCGCGGCCCAGTCCCAGGGCCCGCTGCTGGATGCCAGGCAGGCCCAGCTGGAGGCGTCCCTGGCGGTCCTGGACCGGCAGATCGCCGACGGCACGGTGACGGCCCCACTGGCCGGAGAGGTGGTGGAAAAATATGTCGAGCCCGGAGAGGTGGTGACGGCGGGGGAAAAGATTTACAAAATCGCCGACCTTAAAAATTTCTGGTTGAACATATACCTGGCGGAGACCGACCTGGGCGCTTTTCCCCTGGGCCAGGCCGTGACCGTCCGGGTGGACGCCGTGAGAACCCCGCTGGCCGGCCGGATCACCTGGACATCGCCGGAGGCGGAGTTCACGCCCAAAAACGTGCAGACCCGCAAGGCCCGGTCGGAACTGGTTTATGCCGTCAAGGTGACCCTGGAGGAAAACAGGCCGGAACTCAAAATCGGCATGCCGGCCGAAGTCTATCTGGTCGCGAGGAACTGA